One window of the Candidatus Polarisedimenticolia bacterium genome contains the following:
- a CDS encoding rhodanese-like domain-containing protein produces MMKRKVVWPLALAAVALLASWTGVRAAEGKKEESEPFKRLTVDDVAKRVGSPGVLIVDGNNDDVYRDGHLPGAVHLLSQNIKEGVLPPDKSAPIIFYCHSEK; encoded by the coding sequence ATGATGAAACGAAAGGTGGTCTGGCCGTTGGCGCTGGCGGCGGTCGCCCTGCTGGCATCGTGGACGGGAGTCAGGGCGGCGGAAGGCAAGAAAGAGGAGAGCGAGCCGTTCAAGCGGCTCACCGTGGATGACGTGGCGAAGCGCGTGGGAAGTCCCGGGGTGCTCATTGTTGATGGCAACAATGACGATGTTTATCGCGACGGCCACCTTCCCGGAGCCGTTCATCTGCTGAGCCAGAACATCAAGGAAGGCGTGCTTCCCCCCGACAAGAGCGCGCCCATCATCTTCTACTGCCACAGCGAAAAGTGA